The nucleotide window TCGAGAGCTCCAGTCCCGCCGTCGTGGCCGTTTCGTTGTCGTTCGCTGATTATTCGGCCGACGTCGCGATTCGGTGCTCGCCGACGCGGCGCCGCGACGAACAATGAGACGCTCGGCGCCGTTGAAATAAGGGGGGCGGCGGGATGATGTCCGACGGGGCTTGGGGTTGACGCGACCATGGCCGTCGTTGTCGCGTCTACCCCGGAGGGCGCGGCCAATCGCGCCCGTCCCCGGAGGACATCATCCCGCCGCCCCCGCCCATATCAGCGTTGCCGTACAGTCGTTATTTTTCCTATACTAGGCGTTCAATGCTCCCTACATACCGGCCGCATAATCGCAAACGCATGAAGAAGATCGGTTTCCGCGCGCGCATGTCCACGCCCGGCGGCCGCAAGACGCTGAACCGCCGTCGCGCGAAAGGCCGCGTCACCTTAATCAAGAAGAAGGCTTGACGCCGCCGTCCGGTTTCGGCGACGACGCGCGCCTGAAGGAGCGCGGGGAGTTCCGGCGGGTCTTCCAGTCCGGACGGAAGACCGTCGGGCGCTCGCTCATCCTCTGGCACCGCGTCGACGCCGCCGAGCGGGAGCCCCGTCTGGGGCTTTCCGTGAGCGCGAAGGTCGGCAACGCCGTGAGGCGCAACCGCCTCAAGCGCCTGCTGCGCGAGACCTTCCGCTTGCGCCGCTCGGAGCTCCGTCCGGGAGTCGAGATGGTCGCGTATCCGCGCGCGGGCTGCCCCTGGAAGGGGCGGGCCGACGCGGAGCGCGACATCCTCGACCTCTGGAGGAAAGCCGGCCTTCTGCGCCCATGAAGCCGATCCTGATCGCCTTGCTCGATCTCTACCGCGCCGGAATCCGGCCGTGGCTCCCCGCCGCGTGCCGTTTTTATCCGAGCTGCGGCGACTACGCCCATGAGGCGGTCTCGACCCACGGAGCGCGGAGAGGGCTGGCCCTCTCCGCGCTGCGCGTCTTGCGATGTCACCCTTTCCACCCCGGCGGGCACGATCCCGTGCCGCTCCCCCGATAACCCATGGACCGAAACCTCCTGCTCGCCGTCTCGCTCTCCGTCGCCGTGTACGCCGCGTGGTTCGGCTTCTTGGAGAAGCGGTTCAACCCTCCGGCGACGAAGCCCGCAGGATTCGCGACCGGAGCCAACAACCGCACCGCGAATCCACCGGCCGCGTCTTCCGCCGCCCTCGCGCCGGTCGCGACCGCATCTTCCCCGGCCGCCGCCGCGGTCAAGCTCGACGCCGCCGAGGCCGACGAGGTCCGGCTCGGCGACGCGGTCGCGAAGATCCATCCCCGCGGCGCCGCGATCGTCAGCTTCCTGTACCCCGAGCCGCTCGGGCGCGTCGAGCTCGTGCATAACGCCGACGAGGGCCTGTTCGGGACCTTCCCGGACCTCGAGTTCAAGCGCGACGACTCGTTCAAGAAGGGGATCGTCTACACGGCGACGCGCCCCGACGGCCTCAAGATCTCCAAGGAGTTCCTGCCCGGAGAAGGCACGGTCCTGCCGCGCGTGCGCGTCGTCGCGGTCAACGCCTCGAGGCGCGCCGTCGACGCGGGCGCCTGGACCTTGACGGTCGGCCCCGGGCTCGGCACCATCGCCACCGAGCAGAAGGAGAACGCAGACATGCTGCGCGCGATCGCGCTGACGCCCGCGGCCAAGGGGCTCAACGGGCGCATCGAGAAGCTGAAGGAAGGCGCGCACGCCGAGCCGTTCCGCTGGATCGGC belongs to Elusimicrobiota bacterium and includes:
- the yidD gene encoding membrane protein insertion efficiency factor YidD gives rise to the protein MKPILIALLDLYRAGIRPWLPAACRFYPSCGDYAHEAVSTHGARRGLALSALRVLRCHPFHPGGHDPVPLPR
- the rnpA gene encoding ribonuclease P protein component — translated: MTPPSGFGDDARLKERGEFRRVFQSGRKTVGRSLILWHRVDAAEREPRLGLSVSAKVGNAVRRNRLKRLLRETFRLRRSELRPGVEMVAYPRAGCPWKGRADAERDILDLWRKAGLLRP
- the rpmH gene encoding 50S ribosomal protein L34; translated protein: MLPTYRPHNRKRMKKIGFRARMSTPGGRKTLNRRRAKGRVTLIKKKA